From Streptomyces griseorubiginosus, one genomic window encodes:
- a CDS encoding ABC transporter ATP-binding protein yields the protein MQTPELEKVTPRKGAVLLALRYYGRELGRLRRLTAPAMLLFALGGIGLNYVAPLVVAKLAGDIADGGELTVGSALPYILGFAGVLLLAEALWRVALHCMNRLDALGIEHLYVIGMDELFAKDATFFHDNFAGSLTKRVLSFATRFEPFVDTLCFQVVGNVVPLLFGSVVLWQYEPLLVVGLLTMIAVTALCAAPLIRHRQRLVAEREAAVARVSGHVADSLMNMDTVRAFGAEAREAAEHRSRVATSRRLMLRSWDYGNLRIDTFVAPMSVLTNALGLLLAVTLGGGEHGVEAVVVAFTYYSNATRIMFEFNQIYRRLESSMTEAAQFTELLLSPPTVLDPPSPEPLVPGAADVRFEGVNFSHAGAGRLFEGLDLVVPAGTKVGLVGRSGGGKTTLTRLLLRMQDIQGGRILVGGQDISRLRQRDLRGLMAYVPQDPAMFHRTLRDNIAFARPDATEAEIRRAAEAAHVTEFADALPDGFDTLVGERGVKLSGGQRQRVALARAILRDAPILLLDEATSALDSESEILVQEALWRLMEGRTALVVAHRLSTVAGMDQLVVLDRGRIVEQGSHQELLALDGPYAKLWHHQSGGFLEDDPVEAELR from the coding sequence ATGCAGACGCCTGAGCTAGAGAAAGTCACACCGCGCAAGGGCGCGGTGCTCCTCGCACTTCGTTACTACGGACGGGAGTTGGGCCGACTCCGCCGGCTGACGGCTCCCGCCATGCTGCTGTTCGCGCTGGGCGGCATCGGCCTCAACTACGTAGCCCCCCTGGTCGTCGCGAAACTCGCCGGTGACATCGCCGACGGCGGCGAACTCACCGTCGGGTCGGCACTGCCGTACATCCTGGGTTTCGCCGGTGTCCTGCTCCTCGCTGAGGCACTGTGGCGGGTCGCCCTGCACTGCATGAACCGCCTCGACGCCCTCGGTATCGAGCACCTCTACGTCATCGGCATGGACGAACTGTTCGCCAAGGACGCCACGTTCTTCCACGACAACTTCGCCGGGTCGCTCACCAAGCGCGTCCTGAGCTTCGCCACCCGTTTCGAGCCGTTCGTCGACACCCTGTGCTTCCAGGTCGTCGGCAACGTCGTACCGCTGCTGTTCGGCTCGGTGGTGCTCTGGCAGTACGAACCGCTGCTCGTCGTAGGGCTGTTGACGATGATCGCGGTGACGGCCCTCTGCGCGGCCCCCCTCATCCGGCACCGCCAGCGGCTGGTCGCCGAGCGCGAGGCGGCGGTCGCCCGGGTTTCCGGGCATGTCGCCGACAGCCTGATGAACATGGACACCGTCCGGGCGTTCGGCGCCGAGGCACGCGAGGCCGCCGAGCACCGCTCCCGCGTCGCGACCTCACGCCGGCTCATGCTCAGGTCGTGGGACTACGGCAACCTGCGCATCGACACCTTCGTCGCGCCGATGTCCGTGCTGACCAACGCGCTGGGCCTGCTGCTCGCGGTGACCCTGGGCGGCGGCGAGCACGGCGTGGAGGCGGTGGTGGTCGCCTTCACCTACTACTCCAACGCGACCCGGATCATGTTCGAGTTCAACCAGATCTACCGCAGGCTGGAGAGCTCGATGACGGAGGCCGCGCAGTTCACCGAACTGCTGCTGAGCCCGCCCACCGTGCTCGACCCGCCGTCGCCCGAGCCGCTGGTGCCCGGGGCCGCCGACGTGCGCTTCGAAGGGGTGAACTTCAGCCACGCGGGAGCGGGCCGGCTCTTCGAGGGGCTCGACCTCGTCGTGCCCGCCGGGACCAAGGTCGGCCTGGTCGGACGCTCCGGCGGCGGCAAGACCACCCTCACCCGGCTGCTGCTGCGGATGCAGGACATCCAGGGCGGCCGGATCCTGGTCGGCGGCCAGGACATCAGCCGGCTGCGCCAGCGGGACCTGCGCGGCCTGATGGCGTACGTGCCCCAGGACCCGGCGATGTTCCACCGCACCCTGCGCGACAACATCGCCTTCGCCCGGCCGGACGCCACCGAGGCGGAGATCCGCCGCGCGGCCGAGGCGGCCCACGTCACGGAGTTCGCCGACGCGCTGCCGGACGGCTTCGACACGCTGGTGGGGGAGCGGGGCGTGAAGCTGTCCGGCGGCCAGCGCCAGCGCGTCGCCCTCGCCCGGGCGATCCTGCGGGACGCGCCGATCCTGCTGCTCGACGAGGCGACCAGTGCCCTGGACTCGGAGAGCGAGATCCTGGTCCAGGAGGCGCTGTGGCGGCTCATGGAGGGGCGGACGGCGCTGGTGGTGGCGCACCGGCTGAGCACGGTCGCGGGCATGGACCAGCTCGTCGTCCTCGACCGCGGGCGGATCGTGGAGCAGGGCAGCCATCAGGAGCTGCTCGCGCTGGACGGGCCGTACGCGAAGCTGTGGCACCACCAGTCGGGGGGTTTCCTCGAAGACGACCCCGTGGAGGCCGAGTTGCGCTGA
- a CDS encoding GH59 galactosidase — protein sequence MGMQRRFGWASLAAATTMALAAGVTAAPAAHSADDPVQIVVDGHDVRADNVNGLTYKGLGLLSCNSTSNLLMDYKAEHPERYWQLIRVLFGGRNPLINHVKIEMGSDTNTSTGSDPATMRTADELADASRSPGFQLAADAKTVNPGLKVSILRWVMPQWVQTEWNKGTGTDEMYKWYKETILDAYEKYGYMVDYVNPDTNETTKPDLSFVKWYKNALTNDTEFTDARYGLTPRQQTAAAKAYHDIKIVASDENTTKNIGPAMLTDTELFGMVDAVGYHYTTDDRLDGTPDSATYRPYTKLATGDNAHGQDKEVWYSEGVGSFGWTDYRVNNTEGPNGASTGIGGVQSALDLANRSVKSYANSKRTHYIFQPAIGAFYEGAQYSHKELVSARDPWSGNIHYDAALYVMQHFTQFARTGWENDTNTAGIWRTVPEASYSGVSGTENVDGSNGAPSYMTLADPRKRDFSTIAVNDSDRTKSYRIKAENMDLGDDATLEVWETRAADPGQAYDANFKHLAAEIRPDGDGYYTYQVEPRSIVTFTTLDRSHDKATKQRLPGSAARTVLDTDASGKRHDTRDSVLYADDFGYREEGRVRVGTDNGARTVSRSYLDSRGNQPRYLVDQTGAWEVGKDAGGDNVLYQYLDQSMKDTGAWNRNTPNTTVGDFRWENYRASVDVSFPDPQGGLATLGVRQQKGMAATDAAYSVGIGPSGNWTFYRYGTVIRTGTVPASDGYRLAVEAKGAHVTVSVDGQAVADYQDPTPATGGRVKLGTDFHKVAFDNLKVEKVAGYTPYAGTLTDNMDGSVVYDGTWSRNASLGDAMNWYRSTSTGTTAGATVTVPFSGTGIDVIGGNDGSAVLDVAVDGRPIARDARTVATDKRQATYSLRGLREGRHTVTFTLKSGKLVLDAFTALSGDVDGRVDTTALRAALDAVGSPDRSDWTADSWAVFSATRSAARAAVDGQRGLDTLGVDQLASRLTAAYEGLVRKEA from the coding sequence ATGGGTATGCAGCGAAGATTCGGCTGGGCGTCACTGGCCGCGGCGACCACCATGGCACTGGCGGCAGGGGTGACCGCGGCCCCCGCCGCCCACTCCGCGGACGATCCCGTGCAGATCGTGGTCGACGGGCACGACGTACGCGCCGACAACGTGAACGGCCTCACCTACAAGGGCCTCGGCCTGCTCAGCTGCAACAGCACGAGCAATCTGCTGATGGACTACAAGGCGGAGCACCCGGAGCGCTACTGGCAGCTGATCAGGGTGCTGTTCGGCGGACGGAACCCGCTGATCAACCACGTGAAGATCGAGATGGGTTCGGACACCAACACCTCGACCGGCTCCGACCCGGCGACCATGCGCACGGCGGACGAGCTCGCCGACGCGTCCCGCTCCCCCGGCTTCCAACTGGCCGCCGACGCCAAGACGGTGAACCCGGGGCTGAAGGTCTCGATCCTGCGCTGGGTCATGCCCCAGTGGGTCCAGACCGAGTGGAACAAGGGCACGGGCACCGACGAGATGTACAAGTGGTACAAGGAGACGATCCTCGACGCGTACGAGAAGTACGGGTACATGGTCGACTACGTGAACCCGGACACCAACGAGACCACGAAGCCGGACCTCTCCTTCGTCAAGTGGTACAAGAACGCGCTGACGAACGACACCGAATTCACCGACGCCCGATACGGATTGACGCCTCGTCAGCAGACCGCGGCCGCGAAGGCGTACCACGACATCAAGATCGTCGCCTCGGACGAGAACACCACGAAGAACATCGGCCCGGCGATGCTCACGGACACCGAACTCTTCGGCATGGTCGACGCGGTGGGCTACCACTACACCACCGACGACCGTCTCGACGGCACCCCCGACAGCGCCACCTACCGGCCGTACACGAAGCTGGCGACCGGTGACAACGCCCACGGCCAGGACAAGGAGGTCTGGTACAGCGAGGGCGTCGGCTCCTTCGGCTGGACGGACTACCGGGTCAACAACACCGAGGGCCCGAACGGAGCGAGCACCGGCATCGGCGGCGTGCAGAGCGCGCTGGACCTCGCCAACCGCTCCGTGAAGAGCTACGCCAACTCCAAGCGGACGCACTACATCTTCCAGCCGGCGATCGGGGCCTTCTACGAGGGCGCCCAGTACAGCCACAAGGAGCTGGTCAGCGCCCGCGACCCGTGGTCGGGGAACATCCATTACGACGCGGCGCTGTATGTGATGCAGCACTTCACCCAGTTCGCGAGGACCGGCTGGGAGAACGACACCAACACGGCCGGCATCTGGCGCACCGTGCCCGAGGCGAGCTACAGCGGGGTCAGCGGCACCGAGAACGTCGACGGCTCGAACGGCGCGCCCAGTTACATGACGCTCGCCGACCCCAGGAAGCGGGACTTCTCGACGATCGCCGTCAACGACAGCGACCGGACGAAGAGTTACCGCATCAAGGCCGAGAACATGGACCTGGGCGACGACGCCACCCTGGAGGTCTGGGAGACCCGCGCCGCCGACCCCGGCCAGGCCTACGACGCGAACTTCAAGCACCTCGCGGCCGAAATCCGCCCCGACGGCGACGGCTACTACACCTACCAGGTCGAGCCGCGCTCGATCGTCACGTTCACCACGCTCGACCGCAGCCACGACAAGGCGACGAAGCAGCGCCTGCCCGGGTCCGCGGCCCGCACGGTCCTGGACACCGACGCGAGCGGCAAGCGGCACGACACCCGCGACTCCGTCCTGTACGCCGACGACTTCGGGTACCGGGAGGAAGGCCGGGTCCGGGTCGGCACCGACAACGGGGCGCGCACGGTGTCCCGGTCGTACCTCGACTCCCGTGGCAACCAGCCCCGTTACCTGGTCGACCAGACGGGCGCGTGGGAGGTCGGCAAGGACGCGGGCGGTGACAACGTCCTCTACCAGTACCTGGACCAGTCCATGAAGGACACCGGCGCCTGGAACCGGAACACCCCCAACACCACGGTCGGCGACTTCCGTTGGGAGAACTACCGGGCCTCGGTCGACGTGTCCTTCCCGGACCCGCAGGGCGGTCTCGCGACCCTGGGCGTGCGCCAGCAGAAGGGCATGGCGGCGACCGACGCCGCGTACAGCGTCGGGATCGGACCGTCCGGGAACTGGACCTTCTACCGCTACGGCACGGTGATCCGCACCGGGACGGTCCCCGCCTCCGACGGCTACCGCCTCGCCGTCGAGGCCAAGGGAGCCCACGTCACCGTCTCCGTCGACGGACAGGCCGTCGCCGACTACCAGGACCCGACGCCGGCGACCGGGGGCCGCGTCAAGCTCGGCACCGACTTCCACAAGGTCGCGTTCGACAACCTGAAGGTGGAGAAGGTCGCCGGATACACGCCGTACGCCGGCACGCTCACCGACAACATGGACGGCTCGGTGGTCTACGACGGCACGTGGAGCCGGAACGCCTCGCTCGGGGACGCGATGAACTGGTACCGGTCGACGTCGACCGGTACCACCGCCGGTGCGACGGTCACCGTCCCGTTCTCCGGGACGGGCATCGACGTCATCGGCGGCAACGACGGCAGTGCCGTCCTCGACGTCGCCGTGGACGGGCGGCCGATCGCGCGGGACGCCAGGACGGTCGCCACGGACAAGCGCCAGGCGACCTACTCGCTCCGCGGCCTGCGGGAGGGCCGGCACACGGTGACGTTCACCCTGAAGTCCGGGAAGCTCGTCCTCGACGCCTTCACCGCGCTCTCGGGCGACGTGGACGGCCGGGTCGACACCACCGCGCTGCGCGCCGCTCTGGACGCGGTGGGATCCCCGGACCGGTCCGACTGGACGGCGGACTCCTGGGCCGTCTTCAGCGCCACCCGCTCGGCGGCCAGGGCGGCCGTGGACGGGCAGCGCGGCCTCGACACCCTCGGCGTGGACCAGCTCGCGAGCAGACTCACCGCCGCGTACGAGGGGTTGGTGCGCAAGGAGGCCTGA
- a CDS encoding SulP family inorganic anion transporter, whose amino-acid sequence MDGHQAQGRSTTTGRGAPGALGRLRAVPGVQALSGYRREWLTKDVVAGIALTTLLVPQGMAYAELAGLPPITGLYTTILCLLGYAVCGPSRILVLGPDSSLGPMIAATVLPLVASDGDPERAVALASMLALMVAGIMILASVARLGFIADLISKPTMIGYMNGLALTILVGQLPKLLGFKVDADNLVGECAGLVRKLAEGATVPAAAAVGVSGLMLILFLERLLPKVPAVLVMVALAILAASLLDLDEHGVGLVGPLPEGFPPFTLPDVRADDLGPLFAGALGIAVVSLADTISNSSAFAARTGQEVQGNREMAGVGAANLAAGLFQGFPVSASGSRTAVAERAGARSQLTGVVGAALIVLMLVLVPGLFRNLPQPALAAVVIAASLSLADIPGAVRLWRQRRTEFLLCVAAFVGVALLGVLPGIAIAVGLSVLNVFRRAWWPYDTVLGRVPGLEGYHDIRSYPGADRLPGLVIYRFDAPLFFANAKSFRDEVRRLAGADPRPRWVVVAAEPMTDVDTTAADVLHELDTALSARHVRLVFAELKDPVRRKIERYGLTRTIDPDRFFPTVEAAVTAFSRSTGAEWAVGPVTRLLDER is encoded by the coding sequence ATGGACGGCCATCAGGCGCAGGGACGGTCCACGACCACCGGGCGCGGCGCGCCGGGGGCCCTGGGCCGGCTGCGGGCGGTGCCGGGGGTCCAGGCGCTCTCGGGCTACCGGCGCGAATGGCTGACCAAGGACGTGGTGGCCGGGATCGCCCTCACCACCCTGCTCGTACCGCAGGGCATGGCGTACGCCGAACTCGCGGGGCTGCCCCCGATCACCGGCCTCTACACCACGATCCTGTGCCTGCTCGGTTACGCGGTGTGCGGCCCGTCCAGGATCCTGGTGCTGGGTCCCGACTCCTCGCTGGGCCCGATGATCGCGGCCACGGTGCTCCCCCTCGTCGCGTCGGACGGGGACCCGGAGCGGGCGGTCGCGCTGGCGTCGATGCTCGCGCTCATGGTGGCGGGCATCATGATCCTCGCCTCCGTGGCACGACTCGGTTTCATCGCGGACCTGATCTCCAAGCCGACGATGATCGGTTACATGAACGGCCTGGCCCTGACCATCCTCGTCGGACAGCTGCCGAAGCTGCTCGGGTTCAAGGTCGACGCCGACAACCTCGTCGGGGAGTGCGCCGGACTGGTGCGGAAGCTGGCCGAGGGGGCGACGGTACCGGCGGCGGCCGCTGTCGGTGTCTCGGGGCTGATGCTGATCCTGTTCCTGGAACGGCTGCTGCCCAAGGTGCCCGCCGTGCTCGTGATGGTCGCCCTCGCGATCCTGGCGGCCTCGCTCCTCGACCTGGACGAGCACGGCGTCGGTCTGGTCGGACCGCTGCCGGAGGGCTTCCCGCCGTTCACGCTTCCCGACGTACGGGCCGACGATCTGGGCCCGCTGTTCGCCGGCGCGCTGGGGATCGCGGTGGTGTCGCTGGCCGACACCATCTCCAACTCGTCGGCGTTCGCGGCCCGCACCGGCCAGGAGGTCCAGGGCAACCGGGAGATGGCGGGGGTGGGGGCGGCGAACCTGGCGGCGGGGCTGTTCCAGGGCTTCCCCGTCAGCGCGAGCGGCTCGCGTACCGCGGTCGCCGAGCGCGCGGGCGCCAGGAGCCAGCTCACCGGCGTGGTCGGGGCCGCCCTGATCGTGCTGATGCTGGTGCTCGTGCCCGGACTGTTCCGCAACCTGCCGCAGCCCGCGCTGGCCGCCGTGGTCATCGCCGCGTCGCTGTCGCTGGCCGACATCCCGGGCGCCGTACGGCTGTGGCGGCAGCGCCGGACCGAATTCCTGCTGTGCGTCGCGGCGTTCGTCGGGGTCGCCCTGCTCGGTGTGCTGCCCGGCATCGCCATCGCGGTGGGTCTCTCCGTCCTCAACGTCTTCCGGCGGGCGTGGTGGCCGTACGACACCGTGCTCGGGCGGGTGCCGGGCCTGGAGGGGTACCACGACATCCGCTCCTATCCGGGCGCGGACAGGCTGCCGGGACTGGTCATCTACCGGTTCGACGCGCCGCTGTTCTTCGCCAACGCCAAGAGTTTCCGGGACGAGGTGCGGCGGCTGGCAGGGGCCGATCCCCGGCCGCGCTGGGTCGTCGTCGCCGCCGAGCCCATGACCGACGTGGACACCACCGCTGCGGACGTCCTGCACGAACTCGACACGGCGCTCAGCGCCCGGCACGTCCGTCTGGTCTTCGCCGAACTCAAGGACCCGGTGCGGCGGAAGATCGAGCGCTACGGCCTCACCCGCACCATCGATCCCGACCGGTTCTTCCCCACCGTGGAGGCCGCCGTCACCGCCTTCAGCCGCAGCACCGGAGCCGAGTGGGCCGTCGGCCCCGTCACCCGGCTCCTCGACGAGAGGTGA
- a CDS encoding RDD family protein has protein sequence MTAPARTRRPQEVQGRPAGLVSRTVAAAADVLVALGILLTVEAGYAAAHRLLAGPPFAFPDPGPGVTAALGSATLVGYLACGWFFGGRTAGNQLMGLRVTNRSGRRLTAGIALLRALLCVALPWGLLWIPFSRRGASLQDVVSGSAVVHDWYGRARGRPGDSPSTGEARDARGRMG, from the coding sequence GTGACGGCCCCGGCCCGCACTCGTCGCCCGCAGGAGGTCCAGGGTCGTCCGGCGGGGTTGGTGTCGCGGACGGTGGCCGCCGCCGCGGACGTACTCGTCGCGCTGGGGATCCTGCTCACCGTCGAGGCCGGATACGCGGCCGCACACCGGCTGTTGGCGGGTCCGCCGTTCGCGTTCCCCGATCCCGGGCCCGGCGTCACCGCGGCCCTGGGCTCCGCGACCCTCGTCGGCTACCTCGCCTGCGGATGGTTCTTCGGCGGGCGCACCGCCGGCAACCAGTTGATGGGGCTGCGGGTGACGAACCGTTCGGGGCGGCGCCTCACCGCGGGCATCGCCCTGCTGCGGGCCCTGCTCTGTGTCGCCCTGCCCTGGGGGCTGTTGTGGATCCCGTTCAGCCGGCGCGGGGCGTCGCTCCAGGACGTGGTGTCGGGCAGCGCGGTCGTGCACGACTGGTACGGCCGTGCGCGGGGCCGTCCAGGAGACTCACCTTCCACGGGTGAGGCGCGGGACGCGCGCGGCCGTATGGGATGA
- a CDS encoding DUF1269 domain-containing protein translates to MSTLGPVQLLTIEFGPDAAFEGRVLEELGVLESKGQIRVLDVLFLQKEIDGDTIGLNYESEGMGETVEALLGLTPRIPDATGGAPEYGPGTKAFGFTPNDLRALAEELLPGTAAAFVLLEHLWAKPLREAIRKAGGLPVAEGFLTPRALAPVAAELLATTQTVDDLTAAQQASGRLTARTG, encoded by the coding sequence ATGTCGACTCTCGGACCGGTGCAACTGCTCACCATCGAGTTCGGTCCTGACGCGGCGTTCGAAGGGCGTGTCCTCGAGGAACTGGGCGTGCTCGAGAGCAAGGGGCAGATCCGGGTCCTTGACGTGCTGTTCCTGCAGAAGGAGATCGACGGCGACACCATCGGTCTCAACTACGAGTCGGAGGGCATGGGTGAGACCGTCGAGGCCCTGCTCGGTCTGACCCCGCGCATCCCGGACGCGACCGGCGGCGCACCGGAGTACGGTCCCGGCACCAAGGCCTTCGGGTTCACCCCGAACGATCTGCGGGCGCTGGCGGAGGAACTCCTGCCGGGCACGGCCGCGGCCTTCGTGCTGCTGGAGCACCTGTGGGCCAAGCCGCTGCGGGAGGCCATCCGGAAGGCCGGTGGTCTGCCGGTCGCGGAAGGCTTCCTGACACCGCGGGCCCTGGCGCCGGTCGCGGCGGAGCTGCTGGCGACGACGCAGACCGTCGACGACCTGACGGCCGCGCAACAGGCCTCCGGGCGCCTGACCGCGCGGACCGGGTGA
- a CDS encoding diacylglycerol/lipid kinase family protein translates to MGRQQSSGARTGSVLRARLALLALLCSVLVPLVVAGLRSVLWALVGIAGVAVAAVGVWWTLAHTGVLRVLGLVLSVTAPLTVLSLYGASGMLGPACLSLALWMLAVASARTALAPPRTPLRPASAPRAPWVVMNPRSGGGKVGRFGLVDKARAAGARVVLLDGHQDVVDLARQAVAEGADLLAVAGGDGTQALVAEVAARHDVPFVVIPAGTRNHFALDLGLDREDPAAALEALTDGVELHVDLGFAADRVFVNNASFGTYASVVADPAYRDAKLHTTLRTLPGLLTGADAPDLRMRAGPTHVAGLQALLVSNNPYLRAVDSARPGRRERLDSGLLGVLGVRVANTSQAARLVRGARSGSVMRLRADEVVVDADTADIAVGIDGEHVVLPTPVVCRTAPGALRVRVPRRRPGRPVTAAPADWPRVARLARGGRSAAAAERGSPHARDA, encoded by the coding sequence ATGGGACGGCAACAGAGCTCCGGTGCACGCACCGGCAGCGTCCTCCGGGCCCGCCTCGCCCTTCTCGCCCTGCTGTGCAGCGTCCTGGTGCCGCTCGTGGTGGCCGGACTGCGCAGTGTGCTGTGGGCCCTCGTCGGCATCGCCGGGGTGGCGGTCGCCGCCGTCGGGGTGTGGTGGACGCTGGCCCACACCGGTGTCCTGCGCGTCCTCGGGCTGGTGCTGTCGGTGACCGCTCCGCTCACCGTGCTCTCCCTGTACGGCGCGTCGGGCATGCTGGGCCCGGCCTGTCTGTCCCTGGCCCTGTGGATGCTGGCCGTCGCCTCGGCCCGCACCGCCCTGGCGCCGCCGCGCACCCCGCTCCGGCCGGCGTCGGCGCCGCGCGCTCCCTGGGTCGTGATGAACCCGCGCTCCGGCGGCGGCAAGGTGGGACGCTTCGGCCTGGTGGACAAGGCCCGGGCGGCGGGCGCCCGCGTCGTGCTCCTCGACGGGCACCAGGACGTGGTGGACCTCGCCCGGCAGGCCGTGGCCGAGGGCGCCGACCTGCTGGCGGTGGCCGGCGGCGACGGCACCCAGGCCCTGGTGGCCGAGGTGGCGGCCCGGCACGACGTGCCCTTCGTCGTGATCCCCGCGGGGACCCGTAACCACTTCGCCCTCGATCTCGGCCTCGACCGCGAGGATCCGGCGGCGGCCCTCGAAGCCCTCACCGACGGCGTGGAACTCCATGTGGACCTCGGCTTCGCCGCGGACCGCGTGTTCGTCAACAACGCCTCCTTCGGGACGTACGCCTCCGTGGTCGCCGATCCCGCCTACCGCGACGCCAAACTGCACACGACCCTGCGGACCCTTCCCGGCCTGCTCACCGGAGCGGACGCGCCGGACCTGCGGATGCGGGCCGGCCCCACGCACGTCGCCGGGCTCCAGGCGTTGCTCGTCAGCAACAACCCCTATCTGCGGGCGGTCGATTCGGCCCGTCCCGGGCGCCGGGAACGGCTCGACTCGGGGCTGCTCGGGGTGCTGGGCGTGCGCGTGGCGAACACCTCCCAGGCGGCCCGGCTGGTGCGCGGCGCGCGCTCCGGGTCCGTCATGAGGCTACGGGCCGACGAGGTCGTCGTGGACGCGGACACCGCCGACATCGCGGTCGGCATCGACGGAGAACACGTCGTGCTGCCGACCCCCGTGGTGTGCCGTACCGCGCCGGGCGCCCTGCGGGTCCGGGTGCCACGCCGTCGCCCCGGCAGACCGGTGACCGCGGCACCGGCCGACTGGCCCCGCGTGGCCCGGCTGGCACGGGGCGGACGCAGTGCCGCGGCGGCCGAGCGGGGGTCTCCTCACGCGCGGGATGCCTGA
- a CDS encoding DUF7144 family membrane protein, which produces MTATHHTARQSTAKQDWAAGTTVFAAVMLMLAGVLDIFRGIMAIAEDDVFVTTRNYVFEFDLTSWGWIHLALGAIGVLVSLGLFRAATWARVSGVAIAGLIIIANFLSLPYYPAWSIVMIAISGFIIWALCTVRRDDSFEPFERPGRDI; this is translated from the coding sequence ATGACCGCCACCCACCACACCGCACGCCAGTCCACGGCCAAGCAGGACTGGGCCGCCGGTACGACGGTCTTCGCGGCCGTGATGCTGATGCTCGCCGGAGTGCTCGACATCTTCCGGGGCATCATGGCCATCGCCGAGGACGACGTCTTCGTCACGACGCGCAACTACGTCTTCGAGTTCGACCTGACCAGCTGGGGCTGGATCCATCTCGCGCTGGGCGCGATCGGCGTGCTGGTGAGCCTCGGGCTCTTCCGCGCGGCCACCTGGGCCCGGGTGTCCGGGGTCGCCATCGCCGGGCTCATCATCATCGCGAACTTCCTCTCCCTGCCGTACTACCCGGCCTGGTCGATCGTGATGATCGCGATCTCGGGGTTCATCATCTGGGCTCTGTGCACGGTCCGCCGCGACGACTCCTTCGAACCGTTCGAGCGCCCTGGGCGCGACATCTGA
- a CDS encoding SHOCT domain-containing protein, which produces MSASTYLAYDYPLLSVFWSMLWFFLWIMWFVLLFRIVVDIFRDDALSGWAKAGWLVFTIVLPFLGVFVYVIARGKNMGRREVAQARAQQQAFDSYIRETARDGGGTSSVDELARLSEIRAKGDITDEEFARAKDLVLSGQGSGTSAGVAATSRH; this is translated from the coding sequence ATGAGTGCGTCCACGTACCTCGCGTACGACTATCCGCTGCTGAGCGTCTTCTGGTCCATGCTGTGGTTCTTCCTGTGGATCATGTGGTTCGTCCTGCTCTTCCGGATCGTCGTCGACATCTTCCGGGACGACGCCCTGAGCGGCTGGGCCAAGGCCGGCTGGCTGGTGTTCACGATCGTCCTGCCCTTCCTGGGTGTCTTCGTGTACGTCATCGCCCGCGGCAAGAACATGGGCCGCCGTGAGGTCGCCCAGGCAAGGGCGCAGCAGCAGGCCTTCGACTCGTACATCCGTGAGACCGCCAGGGACGGCGGCGGGACCAGCAGCGTCGACGAACTGGCCCGGCTGTCGGAGATCCGCGCCAAGGGCGACATCACGGACGAGGAGTTCGCCAGGGCGAAGGACCTCGTCCTGAGCGGCCAGGGTTCGGGGACGTCCGCGGGCGTCGCCGCCACCTCCCGGCACTGA
- a CDS encoding DUF308 domain-containing protein, with protein sequence MTTQRGPASRTAPEDSPYGTDQPVGGADVLERLGRSWTWILGSAIATLVPGVLVLVWPEETLHVLAVLIGLYLLVAGAFRFVSVFAWHAPGERLIGLLMAVLYVLAGVLCLRNPLQTIAALSLIVGVVWLVSGILTLYTAITAEDLPHRAFVLGMAVVAIVAGIVVLALPAESARALTRLLGLWLVLLGLFELVLALAWRAALRRSGITTGHHEPASV encoded by the coding sequence ATGACCACGCAGCGAGGTCCGGCATCACGTACCGCACCGGAGGACAGCCCCTACGGGACCGATCAGCCGGTGGGCGGAGCGGACGTACTGGAGCGGCTCGGCCGTTCCTGGACCTGGATCCTGGGTTCCGCGATCGCCACGCTCGTGCCGGGCGTCCTCGTCCTGGTGTGGCCGGAGGAGACGCTGCACGTCCTCGCCGTCCTGATCGGCCTGTACCTGCTGGTGGCGGGGGCGTTCCGGTTCGTGTCCGTCTTCGCCTGGCACGCGCCCGGCGAACGGCTCATCGGGCTGCTCATGGCCGTGCTGTACGTCCTCGCGGGCGTGCTGTGCCTGCGCAATCCGCTCCAGACCATCGCCGCGCTCTCCCTGATCGTCGGAGTCGTCTGGCTGGTGTCCGGGATCCTCACCCTGTACACGGCGATCACCGCCGAGGACCTGCCGCACCGCGCCTTCGTGCTGGGCATGGCCGTGGTCGCCATCGTCGCCGGGATCGTGGTGCTGGCCCTGCCGGCCGAGTCGGCCCGCGCGCTGACCCGGCTGCTCGGCCTGTGGCTCGTGCTGCTCGGCCTGTTCGAGCTGGTGCTCGCCCTGGCCTGGCGCGCCGCGCTGCGCCGGTCCGGCATCACCACCGGGCACCACGAGCCGGCGAGCGTGTAG